One stretch of Bacteroidota bacterium DNA includes these proteins:
- a CDS encoding response regulator, with translation MSISLKNISDFLRFADKEIKNNNFDSALGYINKIFELDPKNVYGKAYKERIISLLEAQGITRADAEQRAADAKIVEQPVQQTAPPPTPVPVAPVSPKPIEQKKPEVKRAVPIVAPIPLAGIDPPVKQPSIKKQSSPDEAKFSPIRRSAAAADAYQSLLMESWKDGSVTPEEQIRIASMRETFAITLDEHAIIEKDVRLTSYLHAIRDEYRKGITNFDPLRKKFLITDQEQIAIESKVFQLLQSLQSNGSVLVLDDDQPFLDIIKSVLNEGGFYCFTAVTGEEGLQLLETMTPDIVVCDINFSKPNMSGFAFYEKFRSIDKFLTTPFIFLSALDQDVLVRTGKKLGADDYLFKPIDTEMLLATIEGKLRRSRELKRAM, from the coding sequence ATGAGCATATCACTTAAAAATATTAGCGACTTTCTTCGATTCGCAGACAAAGAAATCAAAAATAATAATTTTGATTCTGCGTTGGGTTATATCAATAAAATTTTTGAATTGGACCCAAAGAATGTCTATGGCAAGGCGTATAAGGAGCGGATCATTTCGCTTTTGGAAGCACAAGGCATTACGCGGGCGGATGCAGAACAACGTGCGGCGGACGCAAAAATAGTTGAACAACCAGTACAACAAACTGCCCCACCGCCAACGCCAGTACCAGTTGCACCGGTATCTCCAAAACCTATTGAACAGAAAAAACCGGAAGTGAAAAGAGCTGTGCCGATTGTTGCCCCGATTCCCCTTGCTGGCATTGATCCTCCGGTTAAACAACCAAGTATTAAAAAACAGAGTTCTCCTGATGAAGCAAAATTCTCACCCATTAGACGTTCGGCGGCTGCGGCAGATGCATACCAATCGTTATTGATGGAGAGTTGGAAAGATGGATCGGTCACACCAGAGGAACAAATCCGAATCGCCTCAATGCGGGAGACATTCGCCATCACGTTGGACGAACATGCCATAATTGAAAAAGATGTCCGGTTAACAAGCTATCTGCATGCCATTCGAGACGAATACCGTAAAGGAATAACAAACTTTGATCCGTTGCGCAAAAAATTTTTGATCACCGATCAGGAGCAAATTGCCATTGAATCAAAGGTCTTCCAGCTGCTCCAATCGTTACAATCGAACGGTTCCGTATTGGTACTGGACGACGATCAACCATTTCTTGATATTATCAAAAGTGTTTTGAATGAGGGAGGTTTCTATTGCTTCACAGCTGTTACCGGTGAAGAAGGATTACAATTACTTGAAACTATGACACCGGATATCGTTGTTTGCGATATTAATTTTTCTAAACCTAACATGAGCGGATTTGCATTCTATGAAAAATTCCGCTCTATCGATAAGTTTCTCACAACTCCGTTCATTTTCTTGAGCGCACTTGACCAGGATGTTCTTGTTCGCACAGGCAAAAAGCTTGGTGCCGATGATTACTTGTTTAAACCGATTGATACTGAAATGCTGTTAGCAACAATTGAAGGAAAACTTCGACGTTCACGAGAATTAAAGCGAGCAATGTAA
- a CDS encoding tetratricopeptide repeat protein: protein MSTFDHDNFEDDFEGDSSPRRDRNEEIERFKELLRRGGNGLKSIEALEEIIGYYFEKEKYEDALSFATQLVDFAPYSSDALMRKGMILNNLFRYTEALECYNHAISLNPNDSDLFINRGITLDNSNRNDEALLDFEKALILNPGDTEALLNKAVILEKLERFGEALEILKFLVKEEPTNPDVWFELAFCYDLMDKIEESLECYNKHIDLDPYNFNAWYNKGIVLNRLGNHDQSIDSYDMAIAIKENFPAAYYNKGNVFAMQGKLNDSIECYKQTLRFEPKDVPALHNLGNAYEEIENFAEAIKCFTLAIRYDSTHYESYFGRGSCYDAMEQYRKALTDYNRAVEICREYPELWYAKADAEFNLGKMKECILSYKMVVQLDPNNFEAWYDYGDTLFVMGYLKEGLKALNKSIELNPAFPDSFYSKAKVLFVMEKNLDAVESLKVALKLNPELKAKFEIEFKGVKSVKEFASLLQQ from the coding sequence ATGTCCACGTTTGACCACGATAATTTCGAAGATGATTTTGAAGGCGATTCTTCTCCTCGGCGAGACCGCAATGAAGAGATAGAACGCTTTAAGGAATTGCTACGTCGTGGCGGAAACGGGCTGAAAAGCATTGAAGCACTTGAAGAAATCATCGGTTATTACTTTGAGAAGGAAAAATACGAGGATGCTCTTTCGTTCGCAACACAATTAGTCGATTTTGCACCTTATTCTTCTGATGCATTGATGCGAAAAGGGATGATTTTGAATAATCTCTTCCGCTATACCGAAGCATTGGAATGTTATAACCACGCTATCTCCTTAAATCCAAATGACAGTGATCTTTTTATCAATCGTGGAATTACGCTCGACAATTCAAATCGGAATGATGAAGCGTTGCTGGATTTTGAAAAAGCACTTATACTGAATCCGGGCGATACCGAAGCATTATTGAATAAAGCAGTCATCCTTGAGAAGTTAGAACGGTTCGGCGAAGCATTGGAGATTTTAAAATTTCTGGTCAAAGAAGAACCGACGAATCCCGATGTTTGGTTTGAGTTGGCATTTTGCTACGATTTGATGGATAAGATCGAAGAATCGCTTGAGTGCTACAACAAACACATCGATCTCGATCCGTATAATTTTAATGCTTGGTATAATAAAGGCATCGTATTGAACCGGCTTGGTAATCATGACCAGTCCATAGACAGCTACGATATGGCGATTGCTATTAAGGAGAATTTCCCTGCTGCTTACTATAATAAGGGAAATGTGTTTGCAATGCAGGGAAAATTGAACGATTCAATAGAGTGTTATAAACAAACCCTTCGTTTTGAACCAAAAGATGTTCCGGCGCTCCACAATCTTGGAAATGCATACGAAGAAATAGAAAATTTTGCGGAAGCAATTAAGTGCTTTACGCTTGCCATTCGTTATGACAGTACACATTATGAATCGTACTTCGGCCGGGGCAGCTGTTACGATGCGATGGAACAATATCGAAAAGCATTGACCGATTACAACCGCGCCGTGGAAATTTGCAGAGAATATCCCGAACTTTGGTATGCAAAGGCAGATGCCGAATTCAATCTGGGGAAAATGAAGGAGTGCATTCTCAGTTACAAGATGGTCGTCCAGCTTGACCCGAACAATTTTGAAGCGTGGTATGATTACGGGGACACGCTGTTTGTGATGGGTTATCTCAAAGAAGGATTGAAGGCGCTCAATAAATCCATTGAGTTGAATCCGGCGTTTCCGGATTCTTTCTACAGCAAAGCAAAAGTCCTCTTCGTCATGGAAAAGAATCTGGATGCTGTTGAATCACTCAAAGTTGCATTGAAACTTAACCCTGAGTTGAAGGCAAAATTTGAAATAGAATTCAAGGGGGTAAAATCTGTTAAAGAATTTGCCTCGCTCCTTCAACAATAG
- a CDS encoding response regulator gives MATSKENIGELLRSIDKLIKIGKLEESLNLVDQILQLNAKNIYAKAYKERIEALLKEQSEKQSASKAVQPSANGSESSQPNEKHLQQEAVLIPSKYVQKISDAVMEAYKTFLNEIWKDGHITPLEQERTKTMREFFAISQDEHDYLEQNSRLTCYMNAIKDEWNNGIRDFSAIKEKFKVTAQEDLILEQKVSRLIKSLDSKGVILSLDDDRNFLLLLERLLEKHGYLCLNTTSGEEALNLLDNFTPDLVLCDIAFGQKNMNGFMFYEKFRLIDKFSTVPFIFISALNQKELIRTGKRIGVDDYLTKPVENDVLLATIEGRIRRTREMKKAVDY, from the coding sequence ATGGCGACAAGTAAAGAAAACATCGGTGAACTACTCCGAAGCATCGACAAATTAATCAAAATCGGAAAACTGGAAGAGTCTTTGAATCTCGTTGATCAAATCCTTCAGCTCAACGCAAAGAATATTTATGCAAAAGCGTACAAAGAACGGATTGAAGCTCTTCTCAAAGAACAAAGTGAGAAGCAATCAGCGTCAAAGGCTGTTCAACCCTCCGCCAATGGATCCGAATCTTCGCAACCGAACGAAAAGCATCTGCAACAAGAAGCAGTATTAATACCGTCTAAGTATGTTCAAAAGATCTCCGATGCGGTGATGGAGGCTTACAAAACATTCCTAAATGAGATTTGGAAAGATGGCCATATCACACCGTTAGAACAAGAACGAACCAAAACCATGCGCGAATTCTTTGCCATTTCTCAAGATGAGCATGACTATCTTGAACAGAATTCACGCCTTACCTGTTACATGAATGCGATCAAAGATGAATGGAACAACGGTATCCGGGATTTTTCGGCAATTAAGGAGAAATTTAAAGTCACCGCACAAGAAGATCTCATTCTTGAACAAAAAGTTTCGCGACTTATCAAATCCCTCGACTCAAAAGGGGTCATTCTCTCGTTGGATGATGATCGAAATTTTTTATTGTTACTCGAACGTCTTTTGGAAAAACACGGCTATCTTTGTCTCAACACAACGTCGGGCGAAGAAGCTTTAAACCTGCTGGATAATTTTACACCGGATCTTGTCTTATGCGATATTGCGTTCGGACAAAAGAACATGAACGGATTTATGTTCTATGAAAAATTCCGATTGATCGATAAATTCTCCACCGTTCCATTCATTTTTATCTCTGCGCTGAACCAAAAAGAACTGATCCGCACCGGCAAAAGAATCGGCGTTGATGATTATCTTACTAAACCTGTCGAAAACGATGTACTGCTGGCAACCATTGAAGGCCGTATTCGGCGGACACGCGAAATGAAAAAAGCAGTCGATTACTAA
- a CDS encoding RodZ domain-containing protein, translating to MNHFSEELRKEREAKNITLSDISQQTRISIKFLQAIDQGAFDILPQTYVRAFIKAYAEAIGMDADQVLKKYDIHSTPEHQKETAAVRDETKFNYRAESTENELKKEKRGRSIIILSGLAVAALLISIFLFNYFDEVLPADKIKETAFQDVVREQEKLQPTVTIDSVDTAKVAVPELPVIDSLVLRLVATDSVWITIIRDSLPPRSGYMLNGRYRTYIAKKGFSISLSDGGAVRLLLNGKEIGPLGEKGKRVRNAKITAELLR from the coding sequence ATGAATCATTTTTCTGAAGAATTACGAAAAGAACGTGAAGCAAAAAATATTACGCTGTCCGATATATCACAACAAACTCGTATCAGTATAAAATTTCTTCAAGCCATCGACCAGGGAGCATTCGATATCCTCCCGCAAACATATGTCCGTGCTTTCATTAAGGCCTATGCAGAAGCAATTGGAATGGATGCTGACCAAGTTTTAAAAAAATACGATATCCACAGCACTCCGGAACATCAAAAAGAAACCGCCGCTGTCCGAGATGAAACAAAATTCAACTACCGGGCGGAATCCACTGAGAATGAATTAAAAAAAGAAAAACGGGGCCGATCCATAATCATTCTTTCCGGACTGGCTGTTGCCGCTCTACTCATCTCAATATTTCTGTTTAATTATTTTGATGAAGTACTCCCGGCAGATAAAATCAAAGAGACAGCTTTTCAGGATGTCGTGCGGGAACAGGAAAAATTGCAGCCGACGGTGACGATTGATTCAGTCGATACGGCAAAAGTTGCAGTGCCTGAGCTTCCCGTCATCGACTCGCTTGTGCTCCGCCTTGTTGCAACAGATTCAGTATGGATCACGATCATCAGAGATTCGCTACCTCCTCGCAGCGGTTATATGCTGAACGGAAGGTATCGCACCTATATCGCAAAAAAAGGATTTTCAATATCGTTAAGTGACGGAGGTGCAGTACGGTTGTTATTAAACGGTAAAGAGATTGGCCCGCTTGGAGAAAAGGGAAAACGGGTTCGCAACGCAAAAATTACGGCAGAATTGCTGAGATAG
- a CDS encoding STAS domain-containing protein, which yields MKFDVTKNGSSAIITLKERKLDVSVSPELKGEFILLCRPTLKSLVIDLTAVEFCDSSGLSALLIADRQMRQHNGEIKLVGVHKKVLSLLKISQLDKVFPIFDSVAKAQKSS from the coding sequence ATGAAATTTGACGTTACAAAGAATGGAAGTAGTGCTATTATCACCTTAAAAGAACGCAAACTGGATGTATCGGTCTCTCCTGAATTGAAGGGGGAATTTATCCTCCTCTGTCGACCGACATTGAAATCACTGGTTATTGATCTCACTGCCGTCGAGTTTTGCGACAGCAGCGGATTAAGTGCTCTGTTAATTGCCGACAGACAAATGCGCCAGCATAATGGCGAAATAAAACTTGTCGGCGTACATAAAAAAGTCCTTTCTTTGCTCAAGATCTCCCAATTAGATAAAGTATTCCCCATCTTTGACAGCGTCGCAAAAGCGCAAAAAAGTTCATAA
- the aroE gene encoding shikimate dehydrogenase encodes MKLPKFSEHQRHIGIIGHNISHTMSPAMHTAALNKIGLDYDYGVMDVNPEMLPNLIAALRSLNFRGANITVPYKETVIPLVDEVSEEAKMIGAVNTIVNNGGRLVGYNTDAHGVYISLAYYSEEIKNNHVVIFGAGGAARATVYAIAKFFSPKRIMIVNRTLENAKAIVDDFSAKFRLTKFFCTNEHEVASREMNVATLLINTTSVGMKPLLNLHPLPPDSVIQPNQIVLDIVYNPLETVLIKLAHKAGARTISGIEMLLGQGAKAFELFTHNEFPMNTARETVLKELMHSHKNNS; translated from the coding sequence ATGAAATTACCAAAATTCTCAGAACATCAGCGACATATCGGCATCATCGGACATAACATTTCCCATACAATGTCCCCGGCAATGCATACTGCAGCGTTGAATAAAATTGGTCTCGATTATGATTATGGGGTCATGGATGTTAATCCGGAAATGCTGCCGAATCTTATTGCCGCACTCCGTTCTTTAAATTTCCGTGGTGCAAACATCACTGTTCCTTATAAAGAAACAGTAATTCCTCTTGTTGATGAAGTATCGGAAGAGGCAAAAATGATCGGTGCTGTTAATACAATCGTCAACAACGGCGGACGCCTTGTAGGATACAACACAGATGCACATGGAGTCTATATTTCTCTTGCGTACTACTCAGAAGAGATCAAAAATAATCATGTAGTTATTTTCGGTGCGGGCGGTGCCGCCAGGGCAACCGTCTATGCTATAGCAAAATTCTTTTCCCCAAAACGGATCATGATTGTAAACCGTACGCTGGAAAATGCAAAAGCAATCGTTGATGATTTCAGTGCAAAGTTCCGATTGACAAAATTCTTTTGCACCAACGAACATGAAGTAGCTTCGCGGGAGATGAATGTAGCAACGCTGCTCATCAATACCACATCCGTCGGCATGAAACCATTGTTGAACCTTCATCCGCTCCCGCCGGACTCGGTGATCCAACCAAACCAAATTGTCCTAGATATTGTCTATAACCCGTTGGAAACGGTATTAATAAAACTGGCACACAAAGCCGGTGCACGAACAATTAGCGGAATTGAAATGCTGTTAGGGCAAGGGGCAAAAGCATTTGAGTTGTTTACCCATAATGAATTTCCGATGAACACTGCCCGGGAAACGGTCTTGAAAGAACTGATGCATTCACACAAAAATAATTCATGA
- a CDS encoding ATP-binding protein, with protein MKKIFQRLRSFSLKFGLVEQAQMVASTAVIVMMTTIIAANIVLQKDFEFLDFVSIVTAGVIGFASVYFSLKYGRQLEEQRRELEALNTVAMVVSKSINLNYIFGNALHNVAEILKTEFGWLYVLQGDRLELKQTFGADFGFFSEKMLSSKTFLEWTEEIRTNKDTNSTEGIVFHTNLQLLDIGSWVSVPLRVADKSEGILLLASTGKDFFPERKVNLIAAFSNQISVALNNAHLFDKITESEKRYADLFEHSPDMYHLVNREGIIINCNQTESQTLKYHKTEIIGKPITFLYPEEMHSYVKTILQKSFDDHEEFRSSEEQMRTQDGTIIDVSINTSLVFDENNQPTLLRCVGRDMTEQKFLEQKVMQAQKIDSIGNLAGGIAHDFNNILTSIMGASSIMRRRIRSSNKNYPFVEIIETAATRGKSLTNQLLTFARRSPVEFHPVNLHDILEETLRMFEPSVKPFIEVKRTLSPNYAIINGDEGQIQQALLNLFINARDAMPNGGILSIETIVDLKSDNTVTIKITDNGIGMSNDVKKQIFVPFFSTKEHGKGTGLGLSVVYGVIKSHDGTISFTSESSKGTAFTLGFPLVKGVPKDIFTASPRKITGGSENILVVDDEEFVRLTLSTMLSDLGYAVTTASGGSEAISLLSKKKKYHLVLLDMNMPQVSGKKVFQKIKALKLKSKVIISSGYNDAILEGSTFAKEINGFLQKPYKIEELAKKVREVLDRLKK; from the coding sequence ATGAAAAAAATCTTCCAACGGCTTCGCTCCTTCTCACTAAAATTTGGCCTTGTAGAACAGGCACAGATGGTTGCATCGACCGCTGTTATTGTGATGATGACAACAATCATTGCAGCCAACATCGTTCTGCAAAAGGATTTCGAATTTCTTGATTTTGTTAGCATTGTTACAGCAGGTGTCATTGGTTTTGCCAGTGTATATTTTTCTCTGAAGTACGGACGACAACTTGAAGAGCAGCGGCGTGAACTAGAGGCGCTGAACACAGTAGCAATGGTTGTCAGCAAATCTATCAACCTGAATTATATCTTCGGTAATGCACTGCACAACGTTGCGGAAATTCTCAAAACAGAATTTGGATGGCTTTATGTATTGCAAGGCGACCGTCTTGAATTGAAACAGACATTCGGTGCGGATTTTGGGTTCTTTTCCGAAAAAATGTTATCGAGCAAAACATTTTTAGAGTGGACCGAAGAAATACGCACCAACAAGGACACCAATTCAACAGAAGGAATAGTCTTTCACACCAATCTGCAATTGTTGGATATCGGTTCGTGGGTCTCGGTGCCGCTTCGCGTTGCCGATAAATCAGAAGGAATTTTGTTGTTAGCCAGCACAGGAAAAGATTTTTTTCCCGAACGCAAAGTGAATCTCATTGCTGCATTCAGCAACCAAATCAGTGTTGCATTGAACAATGCACATTTGTTCGATAAGATCACCGAATCCGAAAAGCGATATGCCGATCTCTTTGAGCACTCGCCGGATATGTATCACCTTGTCAATCGGGAAGGAATCATAATCAACTGTAATCAAACCGAGTCCCAGACGCTCAAATACCACAAAACTGAGATCATCGGAAAACCAATCACATTTCTTTATCCCGAAGAAATGCACAGTTATGTAAAAACCATCTTGCAGAAATCATTTGACGACCACGAAGAGTTTCGCAGCAGCGAAGAGCAGATGAGAACACAGGATGGAACAATCATCGATGTTTCAATCAATACATCGCTTGTCTTCGATGAGAACAATCAACCGACTCTACTTCGGTGCGTTGGTCGTGATATGACAGAACAGAAATTTTTGGAACAAAAAGTGATGCAAGCGCAAAAGATCGATAGCATCGGAAATCTTGCAGGAGGAATTGCTCATGATTTTAACAATATTCTTACCTCAATTATGGGTGCCTCATCCATCATGCGACGGCGCATCCGTTCATCCAATAAAAATTATCCGTTTGTCGAGATCATCGAAACAGCCGCAACAAGAGGAAAATCCCTCACAAATCAACTGCTGACGTTTGCTCGTCGTTCGCCGGTGGAATTTCACCCCGTTAATCTGCACGATATCCTTGAAGAAACACTCAGAATGTTCGAGCCATCAGTGAAACCGTTTATTGAAGTGAAAAGAACATTGTCACCGAATTATGCGATCATCAACGGAGATGAGGGACAAATTCAACAAGCGTTGTTGAATCTTTTTATCAATGCTCGGGATGCAATGCCAAACGGCGGAATATTATCAATTGAAACCATTGTGGATTTAAAGAGTGATAATACAGTTACCATTAAAATCACCGATAACGGTATTGGAATGTCCAATGATGTTAAAAAACAAATTTTTGTCCCGTTTTTTTCTACCAAGGAACATGGTAAAGGGACAGGACTCGGTCTTTCGGTCGTCTACGGCGTTATTAAATCTCATGACGGAACAATTTCGTTCACCAGCGAGAGCAGCAAAGGAACTGCATTCACCCTCGGCTTTCCTCTCGTCAAAGGAGTTCCAAAGGACATCTTTACGGCTTCACCGCGAAAAATTACCGGTGGTTCAGAAAACATCTTGGTGGTTGACGATGAAGAATTCGTTCGCCTGACTCTCAGCACGATGTTGTCCGACTTGGGTTATGCAGTCACCACTGCTTCCGGCGGAAGTGAAGCGATTTCATTACTCTCTAAAAAGAAAAAATATCATCTCGTGCTTCTCGATATGAACATGCCACAAGTGAGCGGGAAAAAAGTTTTCCAAAAAATCAAAGCATTGAAGCTGAAATCGAAAGTGATCATTTCCAGCGGGTATAATGATGCTATTTTGGAAGGAAGTACCTTTGCAAAAGAAATTAACGGATTCCTGCAGAAGCCGTATAAAATAGAGGAGCTTGCAAAAAAGGTTCGAGAAGTTCTTGATCGTCTGAAGAAGTGA
- the ligA gene encoding NAD-dependent DNA ligase LigA: protein MSVPPSVKQKIDKLRKTLRDHDHRYYVLSQPSVSDFEYDQLLNELLDLEQKYPQLITPDSPSQRVGGEPTKEFPTVTHEVPMLSLSNTYSEEELLDFDRRVKELIGGHPYQFVAELKIDGVAISLIYRNGIFIQGATRGDGTQGDEITNNLKTIRSIPLKTESKKGLPNNFEVRGEIFMMKKDFEAMNKKQEELGEKTFVNARNTTSGTLKLQNAKIVAQRKLRMFTYFLRTNDVPLKSHSENLQLLTKLGFVVNENARVCKNITEVKQYCDQWNEQRASLPYDIDGIVIKVDSIAQQQELGAVAKSPRWAIAFKYPAQQMETKLNAITLQVGRVGTITPVAELEPVFVGGSTVSRATLHNEDFIKDLDIRIGDSVFVEKGGDVIPKVARVNLKKRQKKSSVFKFPSKCPECGSKIFRPEGEAAYYCENFECPAQVRGRIEHFAHRRAMNIEGLGEAVIDLLVNEGLIHNIADIYDLKKQQIAGLERMGEKSAQNLLDGIEESKQLLFNRVLFGLGIRFVGEGVAKLLADNFSTIDKLRNASLESLGHVEGIGPRIAESVVRFFKDKHSLTLIDRLSKAGLQMKSDRKKISANTLIVGKTFVLTGGLESMSRDEAKEKIEAFGGKSASSVSKKTDYVIVGSDAGSKLQKAIELGIKTITEAEFVKMLQ, encoded by the coding sequence ATGAGCGTTCCACCATCAGTCAAACAAAAGATTGACAAGCTTCGCAAAACGCTGAGAGATCACGATCATCGATATTATGTCCTCTCTCAGCCTTCGGTCTCCGATTTCGAGTATGACCAGTTGTTGAATGAACTTCTCGACTTAGAGCAAAAATATCCTCAGCTCATCACACCGGATTCTCCTTCACAACGTGTCGGAGGCGAACCGACAAAAGAGTTCCCGACTGTAACGCATGAAGTCCCGATGCTATCACTCTCCAACACATACAGTGAAGAAGAATTGCTGGACTTTGACCGCCGAGTAAAAGAATTAATCGGAGGGCACCCATATCAATTCGTCGCCGAATTAAAGATCGATGGTGTTGCCATCAGTTTAATCTATCGTAACGGCATCTTTATTCAGGGTGCAACGCGAGGCGATGGAACTCAGGGAGATGAGATCACCAACAATCTAAAAACGATACGGTCAATCCCGTTAAAGACAGAAAGTAAAAAGGGACTGCCCAATAATTTTGAAGTGCGCGGTGAAATCTTTATGATGAAAAAAGATTTTGAAGCGATGAATAAAAAGCAGGAAGAGCTTGGAGAGAAAACCTTTGTTAACGCCCGCAACACAACCTCCGGCACATTAAAATTACAAAATGCTAAGATCGTCGCGCAACGGAAATTGAGGATGTTCACATACTTCCTCCGCACGAATGATGTCCCGCTAAAAAGTCACTCGGAAAACCTCCAACTTCTTACAAAACTCGGATTTGTCGTAAATGAAAATGCCCGTGTTTGCAAAAACATCACAGAAGTAAAGCAGTATTGCGACCAATGGAATGAACAACGGGCTTCCCTCCCATATGATATCGATGGCATCGTTATTAAAGTCGATTCGATAGCACAACAGCAAGAACTCGGTGCCGTTGCAAAGTCTCCCCGTTGGGCAATTGCCTTCAAATATCCAGCTCAGCAAATGGAAACAAAACTGAATGCTATTACTCTTCAGGTGGGGCGCGTTGGTACCATTACTCCGGTTGCGGAACTTGAACCAGTATTTGTCGGAGGAAGCACCGTCAGTCGTGCAACGCTGCATAATGAAGATTTTATTAAGGATTTGGATATTCGAATTGGTGATTCTGTTTTTGTAGAAAAAGGGGGCGATGTCATTCCAAAAGTAGCCAGGGTCAATCTAAAAAAACGGCAGAAAAAATCTTCTGTGTTCAAATTTCCTTCCAAGTGTCCCGAATGCGGTTCCAAGATCTTTCGCCCTGAAGGTGAAGCGGCATATTATTGTGAGAATTTTGAATGTCCTGCACAAGTTCGAGGCCGTATTGAACATTTTGCCCATCGACGTGCTATGAATATTGAAGGACTTGGCGAAGCAGTAATTGACCTTCTGGTGAATGAAGGATTGATTCATAATATTGCTGATATTTATGACCTTAAGAAACAACAGATTGCCGGCCTTGAACGAATGGGAGAAAAAAGTGCTCAGAATCTATTGGATGGAATCGAAGAAAGCAAACAACTTCTTTTTAATCGAGTACTATTCGGTTTGGGAATTCGGTTTGTCGGTGAAGGGGTTGCAAAATTACTCGCGGATAATTTTTCTACGATTGATAAATTACGGAATGCATCATTGGAATCACTGGGACATGTTGAAGGAATCGGACCGCGTATTGCAGAAAGTGTCGTTCGATTCTTCAAGGATAAACATTCACTCACACTGATCGATCGCCTTTCCAAAGCCGGACTTCAAATGAAAAGTGATCGGAAAAAGATTTCCGCTAACACGCTCATCGTCGGTAAGACGTTTGTACTGACAGGAGGTCTTGAATCGATGAGCCGCGATGAAGCAAAGGAAAAGATCGAAGCGTTTGGCGGCAAATCTGCATCCAGCGTAAGTAAAAAAACAGACTATGTCATTGTTGGCAGCGATGCAGGCTCAAAACTGCAAAAAGCGATTGAGTTGGGTATCAAGACGATCACTGAAGCAGAGTTTGTAAAAATGTTACAGTGA